A single genomic interval of Nitrospirae bacterium YQR-1 harbors:
- a CDS encoding response regulator, whose product MDALEKLKELTVLYVEDEFITRESLGRFIKRRVREIYIAENGKTGLELFLKEHPDIVITDIEMPVMNGIEMINKIRESSLEVPIIITTAYNDDKHKSKAASSVVIKPIIQEELIEAMLLCVQSIGL is encoded by the coding sequence ATGGATGCACTGGAAAAACTAAAAGAATTAACGGTACTTTATGTAGAGGATGAGTTTATAACGAGAGAATCTCTTGGAAGATTCATAAAGAGAAGGGTCAGGGAAATTTATATAGCTGAAAACGGCAAGACAGGACTTGAACTTTTCTTGAAAGAACATCCGGATATTGTCATAACTGATATAGAGATGCCGGTTATGAATGGAATTGAAATGATTAATAAGATACGGGAGAGTTCTTTAGAAGTGCCTATTATAATAACAACTGCATACAATGATGATAAACATAAATCCAAGGCTGCATCTTCTGTTGTCATAAAACCGATTATACAGGAGGAACTAATTGAGGCAATGCTGCTCTGTGTACAGAGTATAGGTCTGTAA
- the thyX gene encoding FAD-dependent thymidylate synthase, which yields MSEAKLKVVLLKYTDNPEETVAMAAKLCYSHSDVKNLKKKITKKDQAEFIQKLINIGHVSPMEHASFTFAIEGISRACSHQLVRHRLASYSQQSQRYVSMKSRGDSGKEVIFDYIVPPSIAGDKELRKIYKEFMHHAQDIYDLLVEGLNKKGLKGEAANQDARFALPNACETKIMVTMNARELMHFFTQRCCNRAQWEIHALADEMLKLVRRVSPSIFSFAGPNCITGDCSEGDFYCGQIKDVRSKYKIIQ from the coding sequence ATGTCAGAGGCAAAATTAAAAGTGGTGTTACTTAAATACACGGATAACCCTGAGGAAACAGTGGCTATGGCGGCAAAGCTCTGTTACAGTCATTCCGATGTTAAAAACCTGAAAAAAAAGATAACTAAAAAAGACCAGGCGGAGTTCATTCAAAAACTTATAAACATTGGGCACGTTAGTCCTATGGAACACGCCTCCTTTACATTTGCTATAGAGGGGATATCACGTGCGTGTTCGCATCAACTGGTAAGACACCGTCTTGCCTCCTACAGTCAGCAGTCACAGCGGTATGTTTCAATGAAGTCCAGGGGAGACAGCGGTAAGGAAGTAATTTTTGACTACATAGTGCCGCCTTCGATTGCAGGAGACAAGGAGTTACGGAAAATCTATAAGGAGTTTATGCACCATGCCCAGGACATTTATGATTTACTGGTGGAAGGGTTAAATAAAAAAGGGCTAAAAGGAGAGGCAGCTAATCAGGATGCACGCTTTGCGCTTCCTAATGCCTGTGAAACTAAAATAATGGTTACTATGAATGCCCGTGAGCTTATGCACTTTTTCACTCAAAGGTGCTGTAACAGGGCTCAGTGGGAAATCCATGCGCTGGCGGATGAAATGCTAAAGCTGGTGCGGCGGGTATCTCCTTCGATTTTTTCTTTTGCCGGTCCTAACTGTATCACAGGGGATTGCTCAGAGGGCGATTTCTACTGCGGGCAGATTAAGGATGTCAGAAGCAAGTATAAAATAATTCAGTAG
- the panB gene encoding 3-methyl-2-oxobutanoate hydroxymethyltransferase — MARISINDFLDRKLKGQKLALMTAYDYTFGRIVDEAGLEGILVGDSLSMVVQGLENTLPVSMDEMVYHTKIVSRAVVNALVIGDMPYMSYQVSVEEAVRNAGRFIKEGGAQAVKVEGGREILSQIRAMIAAEIPVMAHIGLTPQAIYRIGGFKVQGKTDEARTRLLEDAMMLEDAGVFSMVIEAVPSGLAKEITEKLTIPSIGIGAGVHCDGQILVLHDCIGLFERFMPKFAKRYANLKEEALKALCTYRDEVKGGIFPSEKESFK, encoded by the coding sequence ATGGCAAGAATAAGCATAAACGATTTTCTTGACAGGAAGTTAAAGGGACAGAAGCTGGCCCTTATGACCGCCTACGACTATACCTTCGGGCGTATTGTGGATGAAGCCGGCCTTGAGGGTATTTTAGTCGGGGATTCCCTCTCTATGGTAGTGCAGGGTCTTGAAAACACACTGCCTGTTAGTATGGATGAGATGGTCTATCACACAAAGATAGTGTCCCGGGCTGTTGTAAACGCTCTTGTCATAGGAGATATGCCGTATATGTCGTATCAGGTCTCAGTAGAGGAAGCTGTCAGAAATGCCGGCAGATTCATCAAAGAGGGTGGAGCACAGGCTGTTAAAGTAGAGGGGGGGCGTGAGATTCTTTCTCAGATAAGGGCTATGATAGCAGCCGAGATACCGGTGATGGCCCACATCGGGCTGACGCCTCAGGCAATATATAGAATCGGAGGCTTTAAAGTACAGGGTAAAACAGATGAGGCACGGACACGGCTCCTTGAGGATGCCATGATGCTTGAGGATGCCGGTGTCTTTAGCATGGTTATAGAAGCCGTCCCGTCAGGGTTGGCTAAAGAGATAACAGAGAAACTAACTATTCCCTCAATCGGAATTGGAGCAGGAGTTCACTGTGACGGACAAATTTTAGTTCTTCACGATTGTATAGGACTTTTTGAACGATTTATGCCAAAATTTGCCAAACGATACGCAAACCTCAAAGAGGAAGCGCTCAAAGCACTCTGTACGTACAGGGACGAGGTTAAGGGCGGAATTTTTCCATCTGAAAAAGAAAGTTTTAAATAG